One window from the genome of Oryza glaberrima chromosome 3, OglaRS2, whole genome shotgun sequence encodes:
- the LOC127767660 gene encoding pentatricopeptide repeat-containing protein At3g06430, chloroplastic, whose protein sequence is MGRTLGPSPTCFISSSILSSLLFASAAPRICNRIAHSISMALAAAATTFRPRLVVTAKADNTDTRRRHWKAGEFPFPTSSDTPRRSARTAERPPDKPRDEDGDSSRRTGRRHWKAGEFPGTPEDSRRPRRSPIKNVKKRLDARAEAKAWACTVTEALADRIDAKNWQEALQVFQMLKEQPFYHPKEGTFMKLLLLLGRSGQPSRARYLFDEMLQQGCQPTPELYTALIAAYCRNGLLDDAFRLLADMKASPVCQPDVYTYSTIIKACVDASRFDIVDAMYKDMADRSIAPNTVTQNIVLSGYGRAGRLDDMEKVLSAMLDSTTSKPDVWTMNIILSLFGNWGQIESMEKWYEKFRGYGIEPETRTLNILIGAYGKKRMYDKMSAVMEYMRKLAFPWTTATFNNVIEAFADAGDAKNMEHTFNQMRAEGMKPDTKTFCCLINGFGNAGLFHKVVGMVKLAERLGVPMDTTFHNAVLMACVKAEDLMEMERVFMRMKQIQCVPDATTYSILVGAYRKEGMTDKIYVLQQENPTLVPTDLVHV, encoded by the exons ATGGGCCGCACCTTGGGCCCAAGCCCAACGTGCTTCATCTCTTCTTCTAtcttatcttctcttctcttcgcCTCCGCTGCGCCGCGCATCTGCAACCGCATCGCCCATTCCATTTCcatggcgctcgccgccgccgccaccaccttccGCCCTCGCCTCGTCGTCACCGCCAAAGCCGACAACACCGACACTCGCCGTCGCCACTGGAAGGCCGGTGAGTTCCCCTTCCCCACCTCTTCCGACACTCCCCGCCGGAGCGCCCGCACCGCCGAGCGTCCGCCCGATAAGCCGAGGGATGAAGATGGGGATAGCAGCAGGAGGACTGGGCGCAGGCACTGGAAGGCAGGCGAATTCCCGGGCACGCCGGAGGACTCCAGGCGACCTAGGAGGAGCCCCATCAAGAACGTCAAGAAGCGGCTTGACGCGCGCGCCGAGGCCAAGGCGTGGGCCTGCACCGTCACCGAGGCCCTCGCTGATCGCATCGACGCCAAAAACTGGCAAGAGGCGCTCCAG GTCTTCCAGATGCTCAAGGAGCAACCTTTCTATCATCCCAAAGAGGGCACTTTCATGaagctcctcctgctgctgggCAGGTCAGGCCAGCCTTCCCGTGCTCGCTACCTCTTCGATGAGATGCTGCAGCAAGGATGCCAGCCCACCCCGGAGCTCTACACGGCCTTGATTGCTGCCTACTGCAGGAATGGCCTCCTCGACGACGCCTTCCGCCTTCTTGCTGATATGAAGGCCTCTCCGGTTTGCCAGCCTGACGTCTATACCTACAGCACCATCATCAAGGCTTGTGTTGATGCCTCAAGATTTGACATAGTCGATGCTATGTACAAAGATATGGCTGACCGCTCCATAGCGCCCAACACGGTCACGCAGAACATTGTCCTCAGTGGCTATGGCAGGGCTGGAAGGTTGGATGACATGGAGAAAGTACTCTCTGCAATGCTCGACAGCACAACTAGCAAACCAGATGTATGGACTATGAACATTATATTAAGCCTATTTGGTAACTGGGGTCAGATTGAATCTATGGAGAAGTGGTATGAGAAATTCCGAGGCTATGGGATCGAACCGGAGACTCGGACACTCAACATTCTCATTGGCGCATATGGGAAGAAGCGGATGTATGACAAGATGTCTGCAGTGATGGAGTACATGCGCAAGTTAGCGTTTCCATGGACCACTGCGACATTCAACAATGTGATTGAGGCATTCGCTGACGCAGGCGATGCAAAAAACATGGAGCACACATTTAACCAGATGCGTGCAGAGGGGATGAAACCAGATACAAAGACATTTTGTTGTCTCATAAATGGGTTTGGCAATGCGGGTCTTTTCCATAAGGTGGTTGGCATGGTTAAGCTGGCTGAGAGGCTTGGTGTGCCAATGGATACAACTTTCCACAATGCTGTTCTCATGGCATGTGTAAAAGCTGAGGATttgatggagatggagagggtCTTCATGCGCATGAAGCAAATACAGTGTGTCCCAGATGCTACAACATACTCCATTTTGGTGGGAGCTTATCGGAAGGAAGGAATGACTGACAAGATCTATGTTCTGCAACAGGAGAACCCGACTTTGGTTCCAACTGACCTTGTCCATGTGTAA
- the LOC127765254 gene encoding F-box protein SKIP2-like: MASASPPIAAPGIEFTAPPPGRDHTQDCSLTYAQWKEVDASTRHRLSLNAHAVLGYTAQRIFARFMAITKLTLHCAQGSGTDSLSDDGARHVVAVLPSERLARLKLRGLRQLSDDGFASLAGATPVIRKLSVASISFGPKAFVAVLRSCPLLEDLSVKRLHGLL; the protein is encoded by the coding sequence ATGGCCAGCGCCTCCCCACCCATCGCGGCTCCAGGGATAGAGttcacggcgccgccgccggggcgtgACCACACGCAGGATTGCTCGCTCACCTACGCGCAGTGGAAGGAGGTGGACGCCTCcacgcgccaccgcctctcGCTCAACGCCCATGCCGTGCTCGGCTACACCGCTCAGAGGATCTTCGCACGGTTCATGGCCATTACCAAGCTCACGCTCCACTGCGCCCAGGGCTCCGGGACGGACAGCCTCTCTGACGACGGGGCACGCCATGTGGTCGCTGTGCTGCCGTCCGAACGGCTCGCCAGGCTCAAGCTCCGCGGCCTTCGGCAGCTCTCCGATGACGGGTTTGCGTCGCTTGCTGGGGCCACGCCGGTGATCCGTAAACTGTCCGTCGCATCCATCAGTTTTGGGCCAAAGGccttcgtcgccgtcctccGGTCGTGCCCCCTCCTTGAGGACCTCTCCGTCAAGCGCCTTCACGGCCTCCTGTAA
- the LOC127767855 gene encoding GDSL esterase/lipase At4g16230-like: MVLIRLTMLIFIAIILAGRTCVLVVAGGGMPATFVFGDSLVDAGNNNYLVSLSKANYPPNGIDFDGHQPTGRYTNGRTIVDILGQEMSGGFVPPYLAPETAGDVLLKGVNYASGGGGILNQTGSIFGGRINLDAQIDNYANNRHELIKRHGELEAVTLLRGALFSVTMGSNDFINNYLTPIFGVPERAVTPPEVFVDALISKYREQLIRLYLLDARKIVVANVGPIGCIPYLRDTTPTVGTACAEFPNQLARNFNRKLRGLVDELSANLTGSRFLYADVYRVFSDIIANYKSHGFEVADSACCYVSGRFGGLLPCGPTSQYCADRSKYVFWDPYHPSDAANALIARRIIDGEPADIFPINVRQLITS, encoded by the exons ATGGTGTTGATTCGTCTTACTATGCTGATCTTTATCGCCATCATCCTTGCCGGCCGCACATGCGTACTTGTTGTTGCCGGCGGTGGAATGCCGGCAACCTTCGTGTTCGGTGACTCGCTCGTCGACGCCGGCAACAACAACTATCTCGTCTCCCTGTCCAAGGCAAACTACCCACCAAACGGCATCGACTTCGACGGACACCAGCCCACCGGCCGGTACACCAACGGCCGCACCATCGTCGATATACTAG GGCAGGAGATGTCGGGAGGATTTGTGCCGCCCTACCTGGCGCCGGAGACCGCCGGCGACGTCCTGCTTAAGGGCGTCAACTACgcgtccggcggcggaggcattCTGAACCAAACCGGGAGCATCTTC GGTGGGCGCATCAATCTGGACGCCCAGATCGACAACTACGCCAACAACCGGCACGAGCTGATCAAGCGGCACGGGGAGTTGGAGGCGGTGACCCTGCTCCGTGGCGCGCTCTTCTCGGTCACGATGGGATCCAACGACTTCATCAACAACTACCTCACCCCAATCTTCGGCGTGCCGGAGCGCGCCGTGACGCCACCGGAGGTCTTCGTCGACGCCCTCATATCCAAATACCGGGAGCAGCTCATA AGGCTGTACCTGCTGGACGCCCGTAAGATCGTGGTGGCGAACGTTGGGCCGATCGGGTGCATCCCGTACCTGAGGGACACGACGCCGACGGTCGGAACGGCGTGCGCCGAGTTCCCTAACCAGCTTGCCCGCAACTTCAACCGCAAGCTGCGCGGCCTGGTGGACGAGCTGAGCGCCAACCTCACCGGCTCCCGCTTCCTCTACGCCGACGTCTACCGCGTCTTCTCCGACATCATCGCCAACTACAAGTCGCACG GGTTCGAGGTGGCGGACTCGGCGTGCTGCTACGTGAGCGGGAGGTTCGGCGGGTTGCTGCCGTGCGGGCCGACGTCGCAGTACTGCGCGGACAGGTCCAAGTACGTGTTCTGGGACCCGTACCACCCAAGCGACGCCGCGAACGCGCTCATCGCCCGCCGGATCATCGACGGCGAGCCGGCGGACATCTTCCCGATCAACGTGCGCCAGCTGATCACGAGCTGA